The Schistocerca americana isolate TAMUIC-IGC-003095 chromosome 8, iqSchAmer2.1, whole genome shotgun sequence genome contains the following window.
TATGACATCAAATTCTTTCCAATAACAGATTTTATAAACAAATAACTTCTTTGACTATTTTTATATTCCACAACAGTCTCATGAAGCAAGTTTATAAGATGAACTGGGAGGCTTTGACAATTTAATTTCCTTTGTTATAGTCTGCCTGAATTTCAAATTTGACCTAATTTATAACTAGAGAAATGTTTTGACATTGTTTATTGAACTACATTCTTcaaaattgtgaaggtagcagggataaaatacatgtagcaaaggttatttacaatttgtacaaaaacaagACTGCAGTCATACGCGTTGTAGGAGACAAACGGGAAGCCATAGTTTAAAAagcagtgagacaaggctgtagcataTCCTCAATGTTACTTAGCTATGAGTAAAGGAATTCATGGAgaaatctggagaggaaaaaggaataaaaactgcAAAGCTTGCCGATGACACAGTAGTTCAGTCACAGATAGGAAAGGACTTTGAGcagatgaacagaatggacagtgtcttggaaacattattatgatgattatttgcTTTACTAAAGACAAATCTTTGGAAACCATAAAATACCTATGAGTAAGCATCCAGCTTACAGACCCTTGTTCACTAACTTCTTGAGTTCTGCTAACCGGTCTATGATCCTTAGCAAGTTGGATCCATAGAAGAGGTAGACACGATTGAATGAAGAGCACcacgttttgtcacaggatcatttggtGCACAAGAATGCATTacaaagatgctcaacaaactcttaTGGAAAATGCAACAAGATTATGTGTTTTGCATCATGGAGAGTTTTACCATTAACAATGTaagagatagattgctacttactgcaaaGAAGATACACAAAATATACTTACATGAAGTTTTTGGCCACGGCCTCCATCAGTAAAAGAGAAACACACCATTCGTATACACAAGGAAGCATGTCTTACGTACAAATGACCACCAagtgtttactattgaaattcaggAAGTTTGTTGCAGGAATTAGGTAGTATATAATTTACTCCCAGATGTGTATAACAAAATGAAAATCTGAGAAATTACAGCTAATATGGAGGTTTACCAACAACTCTTCTATTGCCCTCACCATTAACAAATGGAGCAGTAAGGGAGATTAGATAGTGATattagaagtaccctctgccacacacctcaaGGTGGCTTGCAGTGTATGGCTTTCGATgtagaacaaaagtaaaacaggtgTAACATAGTGTAGATGaatcaaatcagatgatgctgaagattaggaaatgagacggtaAAAGTTGATGatatttgttatttgggcagcaaaaataactgatgatgaatgataaagggagaacataaaatgcagactagttatagcaaggaaagcacttctagaaagaagaatttgttaacattgaatataaatttgtgtGTTGGGAAGTATTTCCTACAGGTATTTGTCTGGATGtagccttatacggaagtgaaatgtggatgataagcagtttagacaagaagagaacagaagctttttgaAAATGGTGTTGCAGGAGAATGCTGAATAATAGATTGGTAGCTCGAATAGCTAATGAGGTAGTGAATCTAATTGGATTAACATGAAATTTGTGGTGACTGAAAGAAGAGGTTGGTTGATACGacatccagaggcatcaagggatcatcaatttggtaaGGGAGGGAAGTGTGGCATCAAATAAAACTATGTGCACTAAGTGACTGAATAACTCCATGTGGTTAATCCCAATAGTGCCATAATCATTTCATTATATTTCATTTACTTCATGACAATTAATGCCAGCTGTGTGACTgatcaaacaaaataaaacaagaaacatgGTGTGCGAATCAGTGAGTTGAGACATGAGTAAAATCTGAACACGGGAAGCAGAGGAGATTttcatatgcctttatctgctaATACCTCCACTGAAACATGCAATAAaccagaaaagaaaaataaacctCACTACGAAGCAAACTAACAAGTTTACAATATTTAGACTAACATTTTCTTGCTCAAAAGCGTATGTGCTAATGCAAATTCAAGTGTATAGTGTTATATGCTGCTAAATAGTCTACTCTTGAGATTTAAAGACAAACAATTTTACACATAAATTACAACACTTACAACAATGACGAGGAATCCAAATGAGCCAATAAACAAATGATGCAGTACTATCATTGGCTGTTTGCAAATGTAATCGCTCCATTGTGCAAGGCAGTGACCACTGTGTTGTTGTCGCTCCACATCACTTTTGCCAGATGTATGGACTTTGTACATTGACCATATATCATAGAAGAAGTATGAAGCACCAAACCATGCATACGCTTCTGACATGAAATGTGAAGATCGCAGGAAGTCACGTGTGCATGACCACATACATACAATGGATCCCGTGATACACGATAATACTGCCTGAACTGCTGACACAGTTCTGCAACACACAGGcacaatatgtaaataaatatattcctacatctgttaaaagtattggatCTACCCTGAAACACACTGACATTTTCAGAGACCTAAGAAGGCCTAGGAAGTAAACTGttctaatcacataccagtatatGCAACTTAAATGTGTAACACCACCAAGTAAACCAAGAATGCTTCACAGAAACACTTTTCGCTAATCTTAGAAAACAAAGCCGCTTATTAACGAAATGAGGTTCCGTTGTTTCAAATGCTCTACGTTTTATTAATCTGATTCAACGTTTTATTAATCTGCCAAGTCTTCATAACATGAGGGAAGGTTGAGGATGCTAAAATCGTGCTTCAAAGGTGATGCAGACCAGTGTATTTTTGGTACATAGCAACATTAAAATAGACATATAAACGTCCAACTTATCACACTTACTTGTTGGAAATATCGAGGACTTCATACAATGTTAGTTCGTACTTTTTTCGGAACACATGTCCCACATTCGTCTGCAATGCCACATGATTAAGGAGATCAAACAGCGAAACGAAGAAGATAAGACCAAGCCCCGAAAGCCAGGCCCCACGGGCAACTGAAATGCGGTCTTCTGGTGCCAGAAGAATTACTGAGCCTGCTGCTAGAACAAACGACCCCAACACTGACACCAGAAGTAAGGAAGCCGGCGGAGTCTTCAAACTCTGCTGCTGAAACAAATGAACAATTATTACATACTGAGATTAACAAATTCAGATAGCACACATACTTCTTCCATCTTACAAGTCCTATTGTCAATCTTACCTCGGGGTATCTTCCGGCATAGGAAAGTCGCTGCATTTTTGCCGCTTCAGCAAACTTGTGGCCTTGTTTCAATGCGTACACTACACGAGCGGCATATCACCATTCTGTGAAGGAGTTTCGACTGCAAACTCGGCAAAGCAATCATTTCTTTACGTAACAAAACATGTATTTCCAGCACAGCGTTAATTGGAAACGAAAGAGTTCTTATGCCCTTCAACTATATATGAAGGACATAATCTTAACACATCACTCCGTGTCAAAACAAGGTACAGATGCTAGCCGTCTGTTACTTTACTTGCCATCAATAAACTTTTTTCCGAAAATAACATCACGAGACTTCATTaacgaataaaaatagaaaagactGTGCCATTACAGTCTTTGAACAAATAAACGGATAATTTTCGTCTGCTTGTAAATCGAGTTATCGAAAGTGACGTTCGACTACTGTTATAACTACACCCCCAAGAGCTAAAAAGGAGTTTTAACGCAAAATGCAAAACGTAGCGTAGTAAAGAAGCGTTTTGAGATAAAAATGAATCCTTACGTTCTGTCATTCTTTTTAATTTCGTGTTGATCAAGACCACAGGGCAATGAATCATAAATTATTACCATTCGGAATAATTAATTACGGGAAGCACCATTACAGACAGCAGTGAAGAGACTTAATTATTCTTTGGCCACCGGTCGACTGGAGTTTACTCATTTTTTATTGTCTTCTAGCATACAAAGTTTAGAGCGATCGCAAATAAATGTACTGACACATATAACAaggtaacatatttttttcttcgtCATACATACTGTTTAGGGCATACATTCATATGTTTTTAGATCCAAATTATTGTAATCAGATTACAAACTACAGTTGActgctaaaaatttattttttaattaagttCTTTAGTTAAGTTTAATTCATTTTAGATCTTTACGTCTTCTTTCGCTAGAAACCGGGATATGTCATCGTATGTACTCCTGGTTGTATCTCCGAGAATTGGGATCGTGCAAAGCGAGTGGCAGTGAGCAAGTATTAAGAGCTCCTTGAAAAAGTCGACTCTGCCTTTCTCATAGCGTCTACACTGAAATAAGATGTGAtttacgtcgccaattgtttcctCTTTACATTGACAGTAGGGTGTCTCCGACATGCCGATTCTATGTAAGTGTTCcggctgtgtggccgagcggttctaggcgctacagtctggaaatgcgcgaccgccacggtcgcaggttcgaatcctgcctcgggcatggatgtgtgtgatgtccttaggttggttaagtttaagtagttctaagttctaggggactgatgacctcagaagttaagtcccacagtgttcagagccatttgaaccatttgtaagtggGCAGAGAAAGACCCTGGACTGGGACGCAATTCTCACAATGGACGTTATAATTTTCCTTGAATGTTTGAAGTTTGCAAACCATGTCTGTCTTGTAAGCATGTCTGTATACGTGCATAGCTTTTACCTCTTGTTTGTTGGCTTTCATTCCATTCTTCCTGGCATGAGAGAATCGCTTGTTGTTTTATTTTTAGGAGCTATTCTGTGTATGGGAGTTTAATGTCCATAGGCCTTCCACTGTTAATCGCATCTCTCGCTAGTTGATTTGCTATATCATTGTATAGAATGTCGGAATGTGATTTGATCCAGTATGTCGAGGGTGTATTTACTAGTTATTTTGTTCCAGTTCCTGTAACTAATGGATTTCAGAACGCTTTGAGAGTCAGTGATTATTGTATACTCATTTTATTCTCtacgagtctgttctctgtttatCTTTTGTCAACGGATAACTTGCTGTTGTAACCAGTAAAATAAAAAGTTACTGCGCGGTATACTGTGAGTGTGTCTTTTGTAGATTACGCTATGAGCAATGTCTATA
Protein-coding sequences here:
- the LOC124545952 gene encoding TLC domain-containing protein 3A encodes the protein MQRLSYAGRYPEQQSLKTPPASLLLVSVLGSFVLAAGSVILLAPEDRISVARGAWLSGLGLIFFVSLFDLLNHVALQTNVGHVFRKKYELTLYEVLDISNKTVSAVQAVLSCITGSIVCMWSCTRDFLRSSHFMSEAYAWFGASYFFYDIWSMYKVHTSGKSDVERQQHSGHCLAQWSDYICKQPMIVLHHLFIGSFGFLVIVHLRGDLGDCIFGVVYLMELSTPFVSFRGILSKLKMKSSQLYVVNGLVMLVTFFLCRVITLPYVCYKYSDYVGLSFWEAFISLPTGCKISIAILMFPQIYWFILMVKGAFSVFFPVK